tAACTGCGCTACCACAaaatttactgtataattttTGACGCATTAGATGCAGTAGCCATAAATTGCCAAATGAATTTGGCAGATTTTTAAGTATTGATAGGTCTGTACTCTTTGTAACAAACTAGAACTAGGCAATGAATTCCATTATCTGTTCAGCTGTACTTATTCTCTTCATGACAGGTGTAGATTTTTGCCAAAACGCTTAACTGGTTGTCGAAATATTATTAGCTATAGTGAATTAATGACTTGTAAAGACAAACATACTATGATAGGACTTGACAAATTTATCAAGTTAGTTCTGTCCATATCTTTATGATATTACCTTCCTGCTGTGTTTCATTCATTGTGTTCAACATTGTTGTTGATTTTACCTTTTTTTGTACTATTATGCTCCATGTGGAGCCTTTagtgaaataaaaagtttcaaaaATCATGCATGTAATGACCATGATGATAGTAgaaataacaagaggtactgtgagcaatgctcactaagattaccccccgcttaccccaatctcccaaagggtgttgttaataggtataaattacctctttcctgagtagAAAAGAAAGGGCAAGAtaaaaccttgggtagtctcttctctaggaATGCACaagaccttttgaccccaaaatcaatagggaacatcttcgtcccacgggtagtccatatatatgatatggtgactgtaggtggaaagggtaacgctttagagcccggaaaccatattgctacatCGATGtacagtgcgcatgacctttgacctcaaattcaatagggaatatcttcgtcccatgggtagcccatatatatgatatgatgactgtaggtggaaaggataatgctttagagtccggaaaccatattgctacttcgatgtccagtgcgcttgacctttgacctcaaaatccatagggaacaGCTTCGTCCCaggggtagtccatatgtatgatatggtgactgttagtggaaaggataacactttaatcccggaaaccattgcgtctacagacggacggacggacagccgGACAagctgattccagtatacccccatTTTGTAGAAAATGACCAGAATGTTGAAGATCTCAAGATGTTCTTTGATGAGTATGCATTTTCTTCTTCAAGAgtttaaaatcatttgatttGTAAACATCAAGTCTTACTTCGACAAATATCAAACtgtagaaatattttattttaatttcgtTCCTTACATGCAATGTCATATCATTGAGAAAACGGTCCAATTTACAATGGCGAATATCATTAATGTACAATAGAAACCTAAAATAGTTCAGTGTGATACACATGCTTTGATACCTATCTCAGATGATGTCATCCGGTGGCGACACACAAATAATGAGCgaaattaacgatatcattttcATTCCATTGAAAATTATTCATGAGTCTATCTTTCATAAATGTTTACGCAAGTATATTGTTTTTTTGTAAACATGACGTCAAATGCGCTCCACtcaacatgcattcattttctaaattatttCAGTTTGAATGCATAAGGATTACTCAGTAATGATTAGAGCACTGGTGTCACAAATGGAGTGCCCCGGGTTCGATCCACGGCGGTCGCGACAAAACTATGGGTAGCAAATGTTCAATGGCAAAGCACCCAACGTTAGAACTGAAAAGCATAGGTAGTTTAGAttttatcttgaaaaccctGTGCTACGTTATGAATTGGAATGATGATGAACCTTCATTCCTACAACCTTTAAGCGTCATAATAGGTCAAGCTGTGTGGCACTTCCTATTAAGCTTGTGACATCTCTATATGACTGAGAGAGAAAAACAAATCTCGAATAGGACGTAAACAAGATAAGGAAGTCAACAAACATTCGAACTGTTACAGTTAATTTTCGTGGTTTTCGTCACGctccccctctttctctctttctcgcTCCTCCTTCTCATCCCCTTATATGGATATTATAAAATGTTCGTCTGTCAGGTCTTCTTTGGATTTGAAGATTTTCTTGACGATCTCTGCTTCTCTCCGGAGACCAATGTTGCTCATTGCTTTGGTCAGCTGCTCCAGCCTGGCTTCCGGCTTTAAATAGGATTTCACTCTCCTTGCCCAGAACTTCATAAAGAAAAATTGCAGCTCCTCGTCGTTTTCGTTGTAATCTTTTTTGAGCCGGTGAATGTCTTCTGATCGAATGCAGAGATAGATTCCAAATTGGAGTAATTTCTTCACTGGTATTTGATTAGCGATTGCAAGTAAGTTCTTCTCGTTGTCAAACCAATCTGCAACAGAAAAGTCAATATGTGTATTTCCAACGGTAAAAATTACAAGTTAAACATTGTAAGTTTTATTTAAAGCAGTTGCATTGAAGCAAAGCTATATTATAGCAAAATTGATGTTTATGACTTCAGTACCTCTAATGCACTGAGCGGCTGTGTTCGTTATATTATCAAACTGAACACATCCTTTCTTCGGGCTCCTGGGTGTCTTGTATGGCCCGGGATCGGTCTTGGATGTGTTTGGTCTATTATAAATAGCAATGTCTGTGTGATACTTCTTCAGAGCTGCTGCGCTTCTAACCCATGGATCGAAGTGAACACTGTGAAGAAGTTGCTTCCTTTGATTGTCAGCCGAGAAATTGATGACGCCATAGGGGACCGAACCCATCCGGACGTTCTTTTGAAGAGGGAAATAGATATGATTATCTTCCGCCACGGGTATGAATGTCAATAAGTAAAACGATTTTGGAATTTCACGCACAAACTGGATAGATCCGCTCACATCGATGCGAATTCGTTGGCCTTCTCTTACGAAAATGTCTTTCGAATGACTGCAGTCAATTTCTTCCAGTTCGTGGTCCTCAATCCTTTTCTTCGCAACAGCTCTTGCCATTTCACGTTTTGTACATTCGCACCAAAGCGATATCATATCCTCCTTTcttctcttaatgaaaatcaGTATTGTGCAGGTATGCAGCATTCCGTAGACAAGGTAAGGTTCTAGAGGTGACATTTTGGCATTTCTCCGGACAATAGCACAAGACACACTTttgttaaaaagaaaagaatcaaaagtaaatacattttatttaaacCAATGCgaatttctaaaacatttttatccTTTTGTGTATTTACACAATAAAACATAAATGTATTCAGCTGAAACATTTTTGTAACTTCCCACTTTTGTCTGCACCTAAAGCTGGTAACGTCTCTGTAAGAGTGTAAATGAGACGTACAACaacaagaagaaagaaaaactccccatatttgttattttatctATGTAAAATGCTTGTTAAAAAAATTACCCGCTAAAGTGATCAACTTCCactatataattttcattttgtcttGTGATGTTCTTTCCGGATACTCTTTTGGCGTTACCATTCTCCCAGTAGAAGAAGGCAAGTTCGTAAAGAGGGTCTTCGGGATCGACCAAGAGGATGTTGTCCATAGTGAACTGGACTTCCATCGTTTTCTTGAATTTGTTAACAGTATGGTCAACAAAAATACATTTGGACATTGCTAGAATGTCGTATATATCAGGGTACGTCTCCAAACGAGTCCGCATGTCTTCCTTTGCCACTGGTACCAACTATTAacatttaatgtaaaaatatattatagGGTATTATTCTGGTAAAACGTTGAGTTGTCTTTAGTGATGTATTCAAGATGAATAAATggatttaaaatcattttcaaacttGCCTGGACTTTGATTTCTTCATCCTTATCTACCGTTCCTGCTGGAAAGTCGATGTAGAGACTGGTGTCATCCTCTGGTACAAATCTATAGCCTTCTGGAGTCAGAGTGCATCTCTCAATCCTTGGTGCAGCAACAATACACAAAGAGCAAACATTGCAGCAGCTGAAGGTGACGTAACCAGCCTAAAACATAAAATAGTTCCTTTtaataaatgatatattgtaagtattaataaaaaacaaatgaaaagaGATTGCCTCTCAAAGAAGAATTATCTTACCTCATTGTATTGTACATCGATTGAAATCCATTTTTCCGTTGTCTTTATTTTTGCACAGAGATTATACAACGAATCTTTCATATTGCGTTTCAAAGTAAATTTGAATGTAATGTCATCTGCATATGAGTCGTGAATGTTAAAAACGTCATAATCCTTGAAGGTGGATGTTTCCTCGTCTTCCATGCCAACATCTTGAAGTTTCAACAAGACGTCAGTGGGTACGATAGAGTAGATATCAGATTCAAACTTGTCGGCAAAATCAAGGCCTATTTTGTTCAGTGATGATCGTCGCGCTGTCGTCCATGGAATCGCTTGAAATGGCTGAAGTTTCGCAGCTAGACTTGACGGCAGCGTCAAACTGATATCGTCGCAAAGGATTTTTGTAACGAACACATCTCTACAACAATTATCGAAAGACAAATCATATAGAATGCAACTTTGTATTCATTCGTAggtaaatatttcttttatttactaCGCATTTTTTGTATacttaatattcatttattagCATAAACAGCAATCCTttgatactttttaaaaattgcttcCTACTCACACTACAATAGATGATCCAGAAGATTCTGGTTTTCCCACTGCTTTGTCAGTATCTAAATTCAAATTGCCATCTACGTCCTTAACACTGATTCTTTTTTTAGGATGATCTTCAATTCCTTTGACACTGATGACGTCATCAGGATTCTCAGTCGTCTCTGGGGTGAAATAGTCCTCCGGCAAATGACCTTGATCGCCGTTAATCTCCATATCCTCTAAGACGGAATCCCAGTCTTGACACTTGGCGTAGGCATCGTCTACGTTTCCTTCCCTGTAGATTGAACAACGGAGATTGATGCATTGGGTAATCAGGTTCAAAACTTAATTCTGTAAACTACTATTTAAAACTACTAGTAAAACCTACCATCAATCCAATGTTTAATCACGATACGCGTTTATCATAAATTACTCGTCTACAGAACCAAGACAAGTGAGTTAAGAGCAGTTAAATTTTTAAGAATCATACATTTTTAGTTCAAATAAAAACTGTTCCAAAAAGAGGCTGCGCAAAGAGGAAAATTCCCATACGAAAAATCAATGTCAAATCGGATTCAAAATAAAAACTCTTCTTGTACATATGGTAATTTGGAATTCTCCCGTCTTAGACAAATTGCATCTACCGTTGGCAATCAATAGGAAgtaaattgtttataattgacGTACAAAGTACAATTCCCTTAGTAAAAGCTCATTAAAGACGGAACAAGCGCGTTTGAAGGGCCTATCAAATCCTCCCTCAGAATACCGAACAATTCTTCTTTCCGTAGCTAACATAATACGTACAAAGAAACAAATGTAGCTTACAAAGCTTTCTTAAAGGTTTTACAAGGTTCAGTTCAGATGATCAACAGAACCCGAATTTACTCTTTAGTTCATATCGCAAGTCTCGTTACAAATTGATGACATATTCATTTAAAGTTCATGTTCTTAAGCATTGCAATATACTTTTGATGATTAAAGGATATTTACCACGATTTTCAATATAACAATATTAGAAGGAGTAACCTTAATAAATCACATTTGGAAGCAGTCAAACCTTACCGGATAGCGTAAACAGGCGTTGCACGGATAAAAATAATTGTGACATAATGCTGTCCGTTGGTATCCGTTGATGGAAGTCGTTCCCGCCGCTGCTCGGGGCTCCTGCGGTCGGTGTATGAAGCGTATAAAACACAGAATAACCGCACGATTACTGAACATGTACCGGGAAATTAACTGTCGATTAACAGACATTACCGTCTGAACGACGGACAAGTACCGGGTTAAACGAACGAGGGACGCATAAAAAACTGATATAACGTTCTTTCAACATTAGACGAACGGCCGGTCACGTGACTGACAAAACAGATATAAATCAAAAGTGGATATATCTTTTCAGACTTATCACCCTCGCTGACATATTTTCATGATGCTTCCAAAAGGAAGGTACGCAGATGTTGGGAAGGGTAAAGGCGGGGCATGGGGAAAGGCTACAGACCCCATATCCTCCCTCTGTCATTGACAATGCTGGGGAAGAGCAGACCGCTCAAGATTCACAGGTAGAAACCCTGTCTGAATCTGGAGAGATTCCCGAAGGCTCTATCAACGGACATTACCGTCTGAATAATggacaagtacatgtaccggTTAAACGAACGTAGGACGTATGAGAAACTGATATAACGTTCTTTCAGATTTAGACGAACGAACTTGTACCGGTCCCGTGAAAGTCCGTTTGACAACCGTTACACGCCAGTTTCATGTCCATAAACATGTGGCTGGTGTCCATTACATCTTCGGTTAACCTGCTGTATATCCGGTAATACTAGTCCGGCCATGACTCATGTCCAACGGACATTAACAGACGCTAACAGGACAAGAAGAGGAAAAGAAACGCATTAATTCCGATTAAAACGCATAACAACGCAAAACTACCGTACATTAAGCGGACTCTAGAGTCCGGTGGTGTCCGTTTCAAGTTTTGAACATACTCAAAACCTTCTGCCAGATAGACCGGACTTCGCCGGTCAAGGAACGCATTGAATTGACAGGAAGAGAAACGGACAAGAAACGCAAAGGAACGgattgacaattttgttatcTGTTGGACGTCCGTTAGCGTTAGATAATCGGATATCCGGTGAGGTGTGACTGCTGCtttgctgttgttgttttttttttcattactccaaataattgatacaaacatgcattttaGTACATTATGTAACTTTCattaaacacattttattgttgaatatcagagaaaataaaattgatcagTATGAAAAAGTATCGATAAGAACAAAGAGGGGAACTTCACATGGGCGATTCCAGAACACCCCCTAGTAAACTGTACATGACGTAACATCACGTAATGACTGAACCACTGCGTTAGGGAGACAGGAAAAGAGCAAGGATGTTCAGGTTAATTAAGGAgttactctacatcgtcataatggctgacttcctttaaaaacatggatgaaaaaatcaatatcagcaatatttgacttttccttttcaatttaaatacctagccgagtagctcagtaagctAGTTAGCATACCGACTATTGAACTGTAGGTTGCAGGTTCGAGACCAgcagggtttttaaaaaaaaattcagattatcttctattaaaactgtattttttgacaaaataaagtaaatttgaaaaattcaacttcaaaatattgttgtacatacatgtatcctccacttttcatctacatcaaatttctctggtgtagcatataTACTTCCTTAACGTCTTTCGTATCTAAACTGTATACCGATACTCATGTTTGATACAATGTATTgactctcttctctctctctctctctgtctctctctgttTCCCTTTAGATTAGCTAAAGATTTTCCCCCTTCAAGTCAATGCCGTACTGCAGCAAGAAAAGCAAATCAGCATTTATTGCCAACGACAAATACAATACTCATAACTGCAAATAGTATGGTTTAGTTTTTAGACCAAAAATGAGCTTTCCTTCTCAACCTTCTTATCTAGATTGCGAACCAATGAACACCTTGCCTTGAAAACGAAGCAGtttcatgtacaaatgtacCTATATACATCCCCAACACAACTCTGTCACAATCCGCTAATTACAGTAAATctgcattttatatattttttaaaattcagattACCACACAAGCAATAACTATATTTCGTGGAAACAAAAACATACGGGTATACCGTTTCCTCTTCAAACTCATCCTCTGATGCTTTCTTTAGTTCCTCTCGGAACCCCTCATTTATCTCCAGCTTGCTCTCGTCTTTTCTGTAAAATAACACGTAAAGAAACTGCTCATTTATTTCACGTTTCACATACAATCCAACATTCTTAATGACTAGTTACCTGTCTAAATCCTCCAAATATCCGTGAGTTTTGGGAACATTTCTAGTTATTCCGCTAGCCATACTAGCACGCCTTCATAAATCAAAAATTCCTCTAAATTACTTTTGATGCTGATTATGCTGCTGTGGCATGCACACAATCCATGAAAATGTCTGAAGCACATCCACAATGCTTGTTCATACAGGCAAGCTGAATTAGTGTCTTGAATGGCATTGTCACTTCAGTTCTAAAACCACTCCAAACAATTAAACTAATCAAGCGAAACTTTACCCACTATGAATCATTTTGTGTATTGTCTTAACTTTCAAACGATTTCTAATACAAAGCACGACCACTGTTACAATgtgtttaattttaaaaacaaaatgtaaggACTGAATTTCATTGGATCCCTACTGGCCcaatcctacatgtacatggggACACTGACGAATCAATCTACTATTGACGAACTTCAGTGCGTGTTTGTATTCCTACTTTGGAAATGATCAAATATGTTACATTGGAGAAAATCCGAATCCATTACGATATCCACCATACACGACTTTCGCACCCCTTggatccaccatttcatatgtTGAATCCGGGTCATtcacatattttatatttacatttgcaaggTCTTTGCGTTTGATATCttcacaaattgtaatgatcCATTTACTTatgaatgtgctgcagttgtgAAGAATGCgcaaataaattttgataaatttagTAGCTTTACCgagaattccgacagaaatgaaagtagaatgtatagaaaataaatttcatttctgaactgAATACACGAGAGTATGAACTACAATGCTCACACCGGCATACTTTTTTGAGACACTTAATGTGCTTCATGAAGAATGCCACCGTGATGCATTTCATTTCATAACctcaaattttcaaaagtgaaatttatttcgTAAGTGAATGAAGTTTATTCTCTTTAAATTTCTTAAGCCAAGAGGACAGAAAGCCAAGACATTAAAAACAGGGAATAAAAATCGGTTTTAATTTGTTGGTCAAGTCATACAGAATTTACAAATTTGTATCCATCCATACAaaaaaacaataattaaaaaaaaaccatatcaCATATAATTAtgcaagaatttttattttctatcttgtacaaattataaaatcatttaaaaacaggtaaaaaaaaaaaaaaacaccacacacacatatatatacatgtatatattattaatgACTAGATTCGGTAAAATGTTATTTCACACAAtcttatatataattttaaatacattttaccACCTTTACAGTTTGGCATACCAGATGAATGTTCttttcaaaatcatatacaACATACATTGGTGATGTAAGAAAATATCACATTCAATAATGAAGCTTTAAAAACATGGTCGATATCAATTGAAAAGTGAGCAACAAAATCTCAAAAACTTAGGAATGTGATAGGGACAACCTGCTTTGTACTTATTCACTAAATTATGGTCTGACAGAATGACGTCATGAAACTGTTGATAAGAAAACGAATCTTCAATAACACGCAATATACATAACTTTCTTGTAAGTTTTATCCAAAACTGAACAAAGACACATAATGTTCAACattcaaactaaaaaaaaaaaataataaaacgcACACAACACACAAAAAAGCAAAACAAGCCACTCACAGCATGCTTAAACTGTGTTGAACACAATtttgcaaaatacatgtagaagagcattttatttttttgtcttttcaacTTTTCTTTGGCTGTCTTGTGTTTTACACTTCAATAATTTAGCAATTCAATAATGACCTAAGGAAGTAGTCacaatttaatttgtaaactaCAAAGTACTTGAGAGCTCATGCCAAATTGTCAAGTTTTGATGTTTGGTCTCAAGTAATCTCAAAATAT
This genomic window from Ostrea edulis chromosome 4, xbOstEdul1.1, whole genome shotgun sequence contains:
- the LOC125670681 gene encoding uncharacterized protein LOC125670681 isoform X3: MSLKRKREGNVDDAYAKCQDWDSVLEDMEINGDQGHLPEDYFTPETTENPDDVISVKGIEDHPKKRISVKDVDGNLNLDTDKAVGKPESSGSSIVVDVFVTKILCDDISLTLPSSLAAKLQPFQAIPWTTARRSSLNKIGLDFADKFESDIYSIVPTDVLLKLQDVGMEDEETSTFKDYDVFNIHDSYADDITFKFTLKRNMKDSLYNLCAKIKTTEKWISIDVQYNEAGYVTFSCCNVCSLCIVAAPRIERCTLTPEGYRFVPEDDTSLYIDFPAGTVDKDEEIKVQLVPVAKEDMRTRLETYPDIYDILAMSKCIFVDHTVNKFKKTMEVQFTMDNILLVDPEDPLYELAFFYWENGNAKRVSGKNITRQNENYIVEVDHFSGVSCAIVRRNAKMSPLEPYLVYGMLHTCTILIFIKRRKEDMISLWCECTKREMARAVAKKRIEDHELEEIDCSHSKDIFVREGQRIRIDVSGSIQFVREIPKSFYLLTFIPVAEDNHIYFPLQKNVRMGSVPYGVINFSADNQRKQLLHSVHFDPWVRSAAALKKYHTDIAIYNRPNTSKTDPGPYKTPRSPKKGCVQFDNITNTAAQCIRDWFDNEKNLLAIANQIPVKKLLQFGIYLCIRSEDIHRLKKDYNENDEELQFFFMKFWARRVKSYLKPEARLEQLTKAMSNIGLRREAEIVKKIFKSKEDLTDEHFIISI
- the LOC125670681 gene encoding uncharacterized protein LOC125670681 isoform X1, encoding MASGITRNVPKTHGYLEDLDRKDESKLEINEGFREELKKASEDEFEEETVYPEGNVDDAYAKCQDWDSVLEDMEINGDQGHLPEDYFTPETTENPDDVISVKGIEDHPKKRISVKDVDGNLNLDTDKAVGKPESSGSSIVVDVFVTKILCDDISLTLPSSLAAKLQPFQAIPWTTARRSSLNKIGLDFADKFESDIYSIVPTDVLLKLQDVGMEDEETSTFKDYDVFNIHDSYADDITFKFTLKRNMKDSLYNLCAKIKTTEKWISIDVQYNEAGYVTFSCCNVCSLCIVAAPRIERCTLTPEGYRFVPEDDTSLYIDFPAGTVDKDEEIKVQLVPVAKEDMRTRLETYPDIYDILAMSKCIFVDHTVNKFKKTMEVQFTMDNILLVDPEDPLYELAFFYWENGNAKRVSGKNITRQNENYIVEVDHFSGVSCAIVRRNAKMSPLEPYLVYGMLHTCTILIFIKRRKEDMISLWCECTKREMARAVAKKRIEDHELEEIDCSHSKDIFVREGQRIRIDVSGSIQFVREIPKSFYLLTFIPVAEDNHIYFPLQKNVRMGSVPYGVINFSADNQRKQLLHSVHFDPWVRSAAALKKYHTDIAIYNRPNTSKTDPGPYKTPRSPKKGCVQFDNITNTAAQCIRDWFDNEKNLLAIANQIPVKKLLQFGIYLCIRSEDIHRLKKDYNENDEELQFFFMKFWARRVKSYLKPEARLEQLTKAMSNIGLRREAEIVKKIFKSKEDLTDEHFIISI
- the LOC125670681 gene encoding uncharacterized protein LOC125670681 isoform X2, with the protein product MASGITRNVPKTHGYLEDLDREGNVDDAYAKCQDWDSVLEDMEINGDQGHLPEDYFTPETTENPDDVISVKGIEDHPKKRISVKDVDGNLNLDTDKAVGKPESSGSSIVVDVFVTKILCDDISLTLPSSLAAKLQPFQAIPWTTARRSSLNKIGLDFADKFESDIYSIVPTDVLLKLQDVGMEDEETSTFKDYDVFNIHDSYADDITFKFTLKRNMKDSLYNLCAKIKTTEKWISIDVQYNEAGYVTFSCCNVCSLCIVAAPRIERCTLTPEGYRFVPEDDTSLYIDFPAGTVDKDEEIKVQLVPVAKEDMRTRLETYPDIYDILAMSKCIFVDHTVNKFKKTMEVQFTMDNILLVDPEDPLYELAFFYWENGNAKRVSGKNITRQNENYIVEVDHFSGVSCAIVRRNAKMSPLEPYLVYGMLHTCTILIFIKRRKEDMISLWCECTKREMARAVAKKRIEDHELEEIDCSHSKDIFVREGQRIRIDVSGSIQFVREIPKSFYLLTFIPVAEDNHIYFPLQKNVRMGSVPYGVINFSADNQRKQLLHSVHFDPWVRSAAALKKYHTDIAIYNRPNTSKTDPGPYKTPRSPKKGCVQFDNITNTAAQCIRDWFDNEKNLLAIANQIPVKKLLQFGIYLCIRSEDIHRLKKDYNENDEELQFFFMKFWARRVKSYLKPEARLEQLTKAMSNIGLRREAEIVKKIFKSKEDLTDEHFIISI